In a genomic window of Bemisia tabaci chromosome 1, PGI_BMITA_v3:
- the blw gene encoding ATP synthase subunit alpha, mitochondrial: MAYLLSRVAATVAKEISTSSHQLTNLSWPVSQLAQRKLHVSCSQRAAEISSILEERILGAAPKANLEETGRVLSIGDGIARVYGLKNIQADEMVEFSSGLKGMALNLEPDNVGVVVFGNDKLIKEGDIVKRTGAIVDVPVGDDILGRVVDALGNPIDGKGALSGKQRFRVGIKAPGIIPRVSVREPMQTGIKAVDSLVPIGRGQRELIIGDRQTGKTALAIDTIINQKRFNDGTDEKKKLYCIYVAVGQKRSTVAQIVKRLTDSGAMDYTIIVSATASDAAPLQYLAPYSGCAMGEYFRDNGKHALIIFDDLSKQAVAYRQMSLLLRRPPGREAYPGDVFYLHSRLLERAAKMNESLGGGSLTALPVIETQAGDVSAYIPTNVISITDGQIFLETELFYKGIRPAINVGLSVSRVGSAAQTKAMKQVAGSMKLELAQYREVAAFAQFGSDLDAATQQLLNRGVRLTELLKQGQYVPMAIEDQVAVIYCGVRGYLDKLDPAKITQFEKEFLQHIRTNEKALLETIAKENTISEATDAKLKSVVTNFLAGFNA, from the exons atggcATATTTGCTATCACGTGTGGCTGCTACCGTAGCCAAAGAAATCTCAACATCTTCACACCAA ttAACCAACCTATCATGGCCAGTCTCCCAACTTGCTCAACGCAAATTACATGTATCATGCTCTCAACGAGCCGCCGAAATTTCCTCCATCCTCGAAGAGAGGATCTTGGGAGCTGCACCCAAGGCCAACCTTGAAGAAACTGGCCGTGTATTGAGCATTGGTGATGGTATTGCCCGTGTCTACGGTCTGAAGAACATTCAAGCTGACGAGATGGTGGAATTCTCCTCTGGTCTTAAGGGTATGGCCTTGAACTTGGAACCTGACAACGTTGGTGTTGTCGTATTTGGTAATGACAAGCTTATCAAGGAAGGAGACATCGTCAAGCGAACTGGAGCTATCGTAGATGTTCCTGTTGGTGACGACATCTTGGGACGTGTTGTTGATGCCTTGGGTAACCCCATCGATGGCAAAGGTGCACTTTCAGGCAAGCAAAG GTTCCGAGTTGGTATCAAGGCCCCTGGTATCATCCCCCGAGTATCCGTCAGAGAACCTATGCAAACTGGTATCAAGGCTGTAGACTCACTGGTACCAATTGGTCGTGGTCAGCGTGAGTTGATCATTGGTGACAGACAGACTGG taaAACTGCCCTAGCCATTGACACCATCATCAACCAAAAGAGATTCAATGATGGAacagatgaaaagaagaaactGTACTGTATTTACGTTGCTGTTGGACAAAAGAGGTCAACTGTCGCCCAGATTGTGAAGCGATTGACTGACTCAG GTGCCATGGACTACACCATCATTGTCTCTGCCACCGCCTCTGATGCTGCTCCTCTGCAGTACCTCGCCCCTTACTCAGGTTGCGCCATGGGAGAATACTTCCGTGACAATGGCAAACACGCTTTGATCATCTTTGATGATTTGTCAAAACAAGCTGTAGCCTACCGTCAA atGTCTCTGTTGCTGCGTCGTCCCCCTGGTCGTGAGGCCTACCCTGGTGATGTCTTCTACCTCCACTCACGTCTGCTTGAGCGTGCTGCCAAAATGAACGAGTCCCTCGGAGGTGGTTCCCTCACTGCTTTGCCAGTCATTGAGACCCAGGCTGGTGATGTGTCCGCTTACATTCCAACCAACGTTATCTCCATCACTGACGGTCAGATCTTCTTGGAAACTGAATTGTTCTACAAAGGTATCCGACCAGCCATCAACGTCGGTTTGTCTGTATCTCGAGTAGGATCTGCTGCCCAAACCAAGGCCATGAAACAG GTGGCCGGTTCCATGAAATTAGAGTTGGCTCAATACCGTGAAGTCGCCGCCTTTGCCCAGTTCGGTTCTGACTTGGATGCTGCCACCCAGCAACTGTTGAACCGAGGTGTCCGATTGACTGAACTTTTGAAACAAGGCCAATAcg taCCCATGGCCATTGAAGATCAAGTAGCTGTTATCTACTGTGGTGTACGAGGATACTTGGACAAATTAGACCCTGCCAAGATCACCCAGTTCGAAAAGGAATTCTTGCAACACATTAG GACAAACGAGAAGGCTCTTCTTGAAACGATCGCAAAAGAAAACACGATCAGCGAGGCCACCGACGCCAAATTGAAGTCTGTTGTAACGAACTTCCTTGCTGGTTTCAATGCCTAA
- the Aprt gene encoding adenine phosphoribosyltransferase, with protein MDSSSREKKIEILKSLIQEYPDFPKQGILFRDLFSVFKNVEALQILQELIFDHTNSLSKSVDVVAALESRGFLIGPLIAIQLKVPFVPIRKPGKLPGNVQKVDFELEYGSDSFEVQIDSIKEGQGVLLVDDLLATGGSLEAASKLLTSKGAKVVENFVIMELCDLKGRSRLTSPVHSLVKY; from the exons ATGGACTCTTCAAGTAGGGAGAAAAAGATTGAAATACTCAAATCGCTCATCCAAGAATACCCCGACTTCCCAAAACAAGGTATTTTATTCAG ggatttattttcagttttcaagaATGTTGAGGCTTTACAAATACTTCAAGAACTGATTTTTGATCACACAAATTCACTTTCTAAATCTGTTGATGTCGTTGCTGCTTTGGAATCCAGAGGATTTCTCATTGGGCCTTTAATTGCAATCCAGCTAAAAGTTCCGTTTGTGCCAATCAGGAAGCCTGGAAAACTGCCTGGGAATGTGCAAAAAGTTGACTTTGAGCTGGAGTATGGCTCT GATTCTTTTGAGGTTCAAATAGACAGTATTAAAGAAGGTCAGGGCGTGCTCCTTGTGGATGACTTGCTAGCAACTGGAG GAAGTCTGGAAGCTGCAAGCAAACTTTTAACAAGCAAGGGTGCTAAAGTTGTTGAGAATTTTGTCATCATGGAACTTTGTGATCTGAAAGGCAGGAGTCGTTTAACATCTCCTGTTCACTCTTTGGTCAAGTACTAG